From Salinirubellus salinus, the proteins below share one genomic window:
- a CDS encoding CARDB domain-containing protein — translation MTARENRDGVNLTDATRPTVSEAVVTSNDRHGVGVSGGSDAALNGVEATDNGAWAAHLSNDPGAVTATDLVLESATLEFTGTDVAVGPAPVPEGDRPAGERTVGAFFDATTTAGGGGGLGGTTGGGYLDVVVSYTESDASSVVQPTLRVSRHADGDWTTFESTADPDANTVSANLTDPAADVAGGDVFGPLGDLEGAIVECTTIDAPGEYVIDANLTGVSGTCLTVTSGDVRLLGHGHGLAGDDTGTGVLVDPDDAGTNVTVRGLEVGGFARGVALFGVDGATVADVNASGNVNVGVAANDSTDLTLRGVTVEANGRESIGGEPLFGFGASEAVDGVGVLLSNVDGATLTDTTARDNRGEQVALVDGTVADIGPVDVGGTAVTLTGARDVTLSPVDDPEPAEEGYDAVGSSVNVSATSDEARATVTLGYDEATVGGESALVLGKFDGEWTYFEGVDPDANSVTADVSSFSQFVVLESQDGDSGGSGTPTPTPTPTSTPTPTPTETATPTPGGDEGDTGETPAPTPTPTGDGGDTGSRGGGGSAPASGGDGSADITVVDSALNRSEMAVGETVGVTVTVENEGDARGEHEVKLYVGERFVQSRFVTLDPGERETIEFERTFVDAGTYEVRTDDVVAGTLTVTAADESAGDGTDADGTPTPGATATPSASATPTATSTPAADSDHDGGGGGEPGETTTPVATATPAGSERPEPSVSDTGTPTGTAGPERGEQSVGGTPLAPAGLGEGPTSAVGLAGAVVAIGGGAYLVLQD, via the coding sequence ACGCCGCGCTGAACGGCGTCGAGGCCACCGACAACGGCGCGTGGGCGGCCCACCTCTCGAACGACCCCGGTGCCGTGACGGCGACGGACCTCGTCCTCGAGAGCGCGACGCTGGAGTTCACGGGGACTGACGTCGCCGTCGGTCCGGCACCCGTGCCGGAGGGTGACCGGCCGGCGGGCGAGCGGACCGTCGGTGCGTTCTTCGACGCGACGACCACCGCTGGTGGGGGTGGCGGGCTCGGCGGTACGACCGGCGGCGGCTACCTCGACGTCGTCGTCTCCTACACCGAGTCTGACGCCTCGTCGGTCGTCCAGCCGACACTGCGCGTCTCGCGCCACGCCGATGGCGACTGGACCACGTTCGAGTCGACCGCCGACCCGGACGCGAACACCGTCTCGGCGAACCTCACCGACCCGGCCGCGGACGTCGCGGGCGGCGACGTGTTCGGGCCACTCGGTGACCTCGAGGGAGCCATCGTCGAGTGTACCACCATCGACGCGCCCGGCGAGTACGTCATCGACGCGAACCTCACTGGCGTCTCGGGGACGTGTCTCACGGTCACGAGCGGCGACGTGCGGCTCCTCGGCCACGGGCACGGACTGGCCGGGGACGACACCGGCACCGGCGTCCTCGTCGACCCAGACGACGCGGGCACCAACGTCACCGTCCGCGGGCTCGAGGTGGGGGGGTTCGCTCGCGGGGTCGCCCTGTTCGGCGTCGATGGCGCGACCGTTGCGGACGTGAACGCCTCCGGGAACGTGAACGTCGGCGTCGCCGCGAACGACTCCACCGACCTGACGCTCCGCGGGGTGACCGTAGAGGCGAACGGCCGCGAGTCCATCGGTGGTGAACCACTCTTCGGCTTCGGTGCCAGCGAGGCCGTCGACGGCGTCGGTGTCCTCCTCTCGAACGTCGACGGCGCGACACTGACCGACACCACGGCGCGGGACAACCGCGGGGAGCAGGTGGCTCTCGTCGACGGCACCGTCGCCGACATCGGCCCCGTCGACGTGGGTGGGACTGCAGTGACGCTGACCGGCGCCCGCGACGTGACGCTGTCGCCCGTCGACGACCCGGAGCCGGCCGAGGAGGGGTACGACGCCGTCGGGTCCTCGGTGAACGTCTCGGCCACGAGCGACGAGGCCCGGGCGACGGTGACACTCGGGTACGACGAGGCCACCGTCGGCGGCGAGTCGGCGCTGGTCCTCGGAAAGTTCGACGGCGAGTGGACCTACTTCGAGGGTGTCGACCCGGACGCGAACAGCGTCACGGCCGACGTATCCTCGTTCAGTCAGTTCGTAGTGCTGGAATCGCAGGACGGCGATTCCGGCGGGAGTGGGACCCCGACGCCTACGCCGACACCGACGTCGACGCCCACCCCCACGCCGACCGAGACGGCGACCCCCACGCCGGGGGGCGACGAGGGTGACACGGGCGAGACCCCCGCGCCCACGCCCACCCCGACCGGCGACGGTGGGGACACCGGGAGCAGGGGCGGTGGCGGCAGTGCCCCAGCGAGCGGCGGCGATGGGAGTGCCGACATCACGGTCGTCGACAGCGCTCTGAACCGGAGCGAGATGGCGGTCGGTGAGACGGTCGGGGTGACGGTGACCGTCGAGAACGAGGGCGACGCCCGTGGCGAACACGAGGTGAAACTCTACGTCGGCGAGCGGTTCGTCCAGAGCCGGTTCGTCACGCTCGACCCCGGGGAGCGCGAGACCATCGAGTTCGAGCGTACCTTCGTCGACGCCGGGACCTACGAGGTACGGACCGACGACGTGGTGGCAGGGACCCTGACCGTGACGGCGGCGGACGAGAGCGCGGGTGACGGCACCGACGCCGACGGGACGCCGACACCCGGCGCGACGGCGACGCCCAGCGCCAGCGCGACACCGACGGCCACGTCCACCCCGGCGGCGGACAGCGACCACGACGGCGGTGGCGGGGGCGAGCCGGGCGAGACGACGACTCCGGTGGCCACCGCCACGCCGGCAGGGTCCGAGCGACCGGAGCCCTCGGTGTCGGACACCGGGACGCCGACCGGGACGGCCGGGCCCGAGCGCGGCGAGCAGTCGGTGGGCGGCACGCCGCTGGCGCCCGCGGGGCTCGGTGAGGGCCCGACATCGGCGGTGGGACTGGCCGGAGCGGTCGTCGCCATCGGTGGTGGTGCCTACCTCGTCCTGCAGGACTGA
- a CDS encoding DUF2240 family protein: protein MSLRVTVAAPFRRTGGERVGENEFVVDLSLKRDWFTPDQAKRLVDIAVSEGLVDRDDGDLVATFDPREVSMPEEFQPDESVLQQRSTFQRVLDAVTGTGVEKQEAVAAMNRLQADLGVSIEAAGVLYARRRGVDVDDLAERALGDL, encoded by the coding sequence ATGAGCCTCCGGGTCACCGTCGCGGCCCCGTTCCGCCGCACCGGCGGGGAGCGCGTCGGGGAGAACGAGTTCGTCGTCGACCTCTCGCTCAAGCGCGACTGGTTCACGCCGGACCAGGCGAAGCGCCTCGTCGACATCGCCGTCAGCGAGGGGCTCGTCGACCGCGACGACGGCGACCTCGTCGCCACGTTCGACCCACGCGAGGTGTCGATGCCCGAGGAGTTCCAGCCCGACGAGTCGGTACTCCAGCAGCGCTCGACGTTCCAGCGGGTCCTCGACGCCGTCACGGGGACCGGCGTCGAGAAACAGGAGGCAGTGGCGGCGATGAACCGCCTGCAGGCCGACCTCGGCGTGAGTATCGAGGCCGCGGGGGTGCTCTACGCCCGTCGGCGTGGCGTCGACGTGGACGACCTCGCCGAGCGGGCGCTCGGTGACCTCTGA
- a CDS encoding 30S ribosomal protein S8e produces the protein MKSHGRSGKKRTGGRRRNVHKKKKHELGDSPTETRVEDRKLKVVETRGGNTKVRALRTDVASVADGDEVVQATIENVAENGANPNYARRNIITRGAIIETSAGTARVTSRPGQDGQVNAVLVE, from the coding sequence ATGAAGAGCCACGGACGCTCCGGCAAGAAGCGAACCGGCGGTCGACGGCGTAACGTCCACAAGAAAAAGAAACACGAACTCGGCGACTCCCCCACCGAGACCCGCGTCGAGGACCGCAAACTGAAGGTCGTCGAGACGCGCGGCGGCAACACGAAGGTCCGTGCCCTCCGCACGGACGTCGCGAGCGTTGCCGACGGCGACGAGGTCGTCCAGGCCACCATCGAGAACGTCGCCGAGAACGGCGCGAACCCGAACTACGCCCGCCGGAACATCATCACCCGCGGCGCCATCATCGAGACGTCCGCCGGCACGGCGCGCGTCACCTCCCGTCCCGGTCAGGACGGACAGGTCAACGCCGTCCTCGTCGAGTAA
- a CDS encoding DHH family phosphoesterase has product MADLDVGVDTPTGPDPQRLWDLLSEADEITIVCHNNPDPDCLASALALGRIAAAAGIDERRILYSGSISHQQNRAFVNLLEVELLEFDAEKVTDRPEDSLLAFVDHSVPGVNNEVPEGTLVDVVVDHHPAENVQGRYVDHREGIGASATILTEYLRALDVETDGALATALLFAIRRETLGFLRGATTAEYLAGAFLHPTADRDLLRRLSSPAVSGATVDAIADAISNREVRGAVLISHVGRTRERDALPQAADYLATLEGIETAIVFGIIDDAIQISGRSTDARTNIGQVLHDAFEGVGSAGGHREMAGGEIPLGIFAGEPDDDHLVRMVERVVTNRLVDALNLSDVDHDWPDEEEED; this is encoded by the coding sequence ATGGCCGACCTCGACGTGGGGGTGGACACGCCGACTGGTCCAGACCCCCAGCGGCTGTGGGACCTGCTGTCCGAGGCGGACGAGATCACCATCGTCTGTCACAACAACCCCGACCCGGACTGTCTGGCCAGCGCGCTGGCACTCGGGCGTATCGCCGCCGCGGCCGGCATCGACGAGCGTCGCATCCTCTACTCGGGGAGCATCTCTCACCAGCAGAACCGGGCGTTCGTCAACCTACTGGAGGTGGAGTTGCTGGAGTTCGACGCCGAGAAGGTCACCGACCGGCCCGAGGACTCACTCCTCGCCTTCGTCGACCACTCCGTACCGGGCGTGAACAACGAGGTACCCGAGGGGACGCTGGTCGACGTCGTCGTCGACCACCACCCCGCCGAGAACGTGCAGGGGCGGTACGTCGACCACCGCGAAGGGATCGGCGCCAGCGCGACCATCCTCACCGAGTACCTGCGGGCGCTCGACGTCGAGACGGACGGCGCCCTCGCCACGGCCCTCCTGTTCGCCATCCGGCGCGAGACGCTCGGGTTCCTCCGTGGAGCGACGACGGCGGAGTACCTCGCCGGCGCGTTCCTCCACCCCACCGCGGACCGTGATCTCCTGCGGCGGCTCTCCTCGCCGGCCGTCAGCGGCGCCACCGTCGACGCCATCGCGGACGCCATCAGCAACCGCGAGGTTCGGGGGGCGGTGCTCATCTCGCACGTCGGTCGGACACGCGAGCGCGACGCGCTCCCACAGGCGGCCGACTACCTCGCCACGCTGGAGGGTATCGAGACGGCCATCGTCTTCGGCATCATCGACGACGCCATCCAGATCAGCGGCCGCTCGACGGACGCCCGGACCAACATCGGCCAGGTGCTCCACGACGCATTCGAGGGCGTGGGGAGCGCCGGCGGACACCGAGAGATGGCGGGCGGTGAGATACCGCTCGGCATCTTCGCCGGCGAACCCGACGACGACCATCTCGTCCGGATGGTCGAACGCGTCGTGACGAACCGGCTGGTCGACGCGCTCAACCTCTCCGACGTCGACCACGACTGGCCCGACGAGGAGGAAGAGGACTGA